A genomic segment from Actinomadura hallensis encodes:
- a CDS encoding MFS transporter: protein MVAAAFTAAVLHLIWALFLATEGGDLAAQAAWTDFVWKHPDAAYSFAWYGGMHPASYSVMAPHLMALFGIRTVAVVTGTVSAALTAHLLRRFRAPVTLPASLWFAFALACNAASGRTTFGLGLMFALMATLVAFTRRGTPALRAAGMAALSLLTSLASPVAGLFLLVLAAALFLTGRRRAGVCLAVGLPAVVGTTSLLFPFDGIQPISFTAIVLPAVTSVIAVLTCAPRNWTLVRAGAGVYLAGIVLTWLIPSPVGSNVERLALMFGGMLLLSAVARAQGRLRIAVLSLAFIVTASWQVVKPVDDLIHTEPADEAAAHASGLVAELKDLGADKGRIEVVPLRSHWESAGMSRHFTLARGWNRQVDAERHELFYEKGALTPGSYRDWLDKWAVQYVVLPEQENDWAAQEEAALVESGLPYLTEIWQDEHWRLYRVLRATPLVDRPASVHKLDAGELVVDMPSSGSVLVRVHWSPWLRVTGGDACLAQEGEFVRLRADAPGRYTIAARYGLRRGDHCAP, encoded by the coding sequence GTGGTGGCCGCCGCGTTCACCGCGGCCGTCCTCCACCTGATCTGGGCGCTGTTCCTGGCGACTGAGGGAGGTGACCTGGCGGCGCAGGCGGCATGGACGGACTTCGTCTGGAAGCACCCTGACGCCGCGTACAGCTTCGCCTGGTACGGCGGGATGCACCCGGCGTCCTACAGCGTCATGGCGCCGCACCTCATGGCGCTGTTCGGGATCCGCACCGTCGCCGTGGTGACCGGCACGGTCTCGGCGGCGCTCACCGCCCACCTGCTCAGGCGGTTCCGGGCGCCCGTGACGCTGCCCGCGTCCCTCTGGTTCGCGTTCGCGCTGGCGTGCAACGCCGCGTCCGGCCGGACGACGTTCGGTCTCGGCCTCATGTTCGCGCTCATGGCGACGCTCGTGGCGTTCACCCGGCGCGGCACGCCCGCCCTGCGCGCGGCGGGGATGGCGGCCCTCAGCCTCCTCACCTCGCTGGCCAGCCCGGTCGCGGGCCTGTTCCTCCTGGTCCTGGCCGCCGCCCTGTTCCTGACCGGCCGACGCCGCGCCGGGGTCTGCCTCGCCGTCGGCCTGCCCGCCGTCGTGGGGACGACGAGCCTGCTGTTCCCCTTCGACGGCATCCAGCCGATCTCGTTCACCGCGATCGTCCTGCCCGCCGTGACCAGCGTGATCGCCGTGCTGACGTGCGCGCCGCGGAACTGGACCCTCGTGCGGGCCGGCGCCGGCGTCTACCTCGCCGGGATCGTGCTGACGTGGCTGATCCCGTCCCCGGTGGGGAGCAACGTCGAGCGGCTCGCGCTGATGTTCGGCGGGATGCTCCTCCTGTCGGCGGTGGCGCGCGCGCAAGGGCGGCTCCGGATCGCCGTGCTGTCCCTGGCGTTCATCGTCACCGCCTCCTGGCAGGTGGTGAAGCCCGTCGACGACCTCATCCACACCGAGCCCGCCGACGAGGCCGCCGCGCACGCCAGCGGCCTGGTCGCCGAGCTGAAGGACCTCGGCGCCGACAAGGGGCGCATCGAGGTCGTCCCCCTGCGCTCCCACTGGGAGTCGGCCGGGATGAGCCGCCACTTCACGCTCGCGCGCGGCTGGAACCGCCAGGTCGACGCCGAGCGGCACGAGCTGTTCTACGAGAAGGGCGCGCTGACCCCCGGCTCCTACCGGGACTGGCTGGACAAATGGGCGGTGCAGTACGTCGTCCTGCCCGAGCAGGAGAACGACTGGGCGGCACAGGAGGAGGCCGCCCTCGTGGAGAGCGGCCTGCCGTACCTGACGGAGATCTGGCAGGACGAGCACTGGCGCCTCTATCGCGTCCTGCGCGCGACCCCGCTGGTGGACCGCCCGGCCTCCGTCCACAAACTCGACGCAGGCGAACTCGTCGTGGACATGCCGTCCAGCGGTTCGGTGCTGGTGCGGGTCCACTGGTCGCCTTGGCTGAGGGTGACCGGAGGGGACGCGTGCCTGGCGCAGGAGGGCGAGTTCGTCCGTTTGCGTGCGGACGCCCCCGGCCGCTACACCATCGCGGCCCGCTACGGTCTCCGGCGCGGCGACCACTGCGCGCCCTGA
- the mihF gene encoding integration host factor, actinobacterial type, whose protein sequence is MALPPLTPEQRAAALQKAAKARKERAEVKNKLKHGGTSLAEVLKEGQSDDVIGKMKVSALLESLPGVGKVRAKQIMERLGIAESRRVRGLGANQRASLEREFGGSANR, encoded by the coding sequence GTGGCTCTTCCGCCCCTAACCCCCGAACAGCGCGCCGCAGCCCTGCAGAAGGCTGCCAAGGCCCGCAAGGAGCGGGCCGAGGTTAAGAACAAGCTGAAGCACGGGGGAACCTCGCTCGCCGAGGTTCTCAAAGAGGGTCAGTCCGACGACGTCATCGGAAAGATGAAGGTGTCGGCCCTCCTGGAGTCCCTGCCCGGTGTGGGCAAGGTCCGTGCGAAGCAGATCATGGAGCGCCTGGGCATCGCCGAGTCCCGCCGTGTGCGGGGCCTCGGCGCCAACCAGCGCGCCTCCCTGGAGCGTGAGTTCGGCGGAAGTGCGAACCGCTGA
- a CDS encoding primosomal protein N' translates to MTKDGGGADLIPGLGDLPGKPSPGGRSGAGGRGAPQKRAKTPKKGARRPAGELPVARVAVDMSLPHLDRPFDYLVPAELDAKAVPGCRVRVRFAGQLVDGFLLERVAESGHDGKLLYLERVTSPEPVLTPEVAALAREVANRYAGTFADVLRLAVPPRHARVEAEPAPAPGGGPPDDGAPRGIGAWSEYPAGASFLSALADGRAPRAVWTALPGLDWAAAIARAVGVTLRAGRGALVVVADGRDVARVDAALKEELGEGRHVALTAELGPAERYRRWLAVLRGSARAVVGTRAAMFAPVADLGLVVLWDDGDDVHAEPHAPYPHPREVLALRAHRTGAAALIGGFTRTTDATQLVESGWAHALAADRQRVRAAMPRVRYAGEDAQLARDAAARTARLPNLAFEAARSALQDGPVLVQVPRRGYVPGIACGRCRTPARCAACQGPLSLPSSHAAPHCRWCGRIAGDWHCPECGFFQVRAVVVGAKRTAEELGRAFPGVPVRTSGRDAVLECVGPERALVISTPGAEPPAEGGYTAALLLDGWVLLGRPDLRAGEETLRRWMNAAALVRAQGPVVVAAEGSLPPVQALVRWDPITYAERELAERREVGFPPAVRMASLTGTPAAVREVLADARLPEGAEVLGPVPVPQAPGPQAAGPQAAGAQAGAEAQERERALIRVPRAAGHALARALKEAQGVRSARKAAETVRVEIDPLELI, encoded by the coding sequence GTGACGAAGGACGGCGGCGGAGCGGACCTCATCCCGGGGCTGGGCGATCTGCCGGGAAAGCCGTCTCCGGGCGGGCGGTCCGGTGCGGGCGGCCGCGGCGCCCCGCAGAAGCGGGCGAAGACCCCGAAGAAGGGGGCGCGCCGTCCCGCCGGGGAACTGCCCGTGGCGCGGGTCGCGGTGGACATGTCCCTGCCGCACCTGGACCGCCCCTTCGACTACCTGGTCCCGGCCGAGCTGGACGCCAAGGCCGTTCCCGGCTGCCGGGTCCGGGTGCGCTTCGCCGGGCAGCTCGTCGACGGCTTCCTCCTGGAGCGGGTCGCCGAGAGCGGGCACGACGGCAAGCTCCTCTACCTGGAGCGGGTCACCTCGCCCGAGCCCGTCCTCACCCCGGAGGTCGCGGCGCTGGCGCGGGAGGTGGCAAACCGGTACGCGGGCACGTTCGCGGACGTGCTGCGGCTGGCCGTCCCGCCCCGCCACGCCCGCGTGGAGGCCGAGCCCGCCCCCGCTCCCGGCGGCGGACCGCCCGATGACGGCGCCCCGCGCGGCATCGGGGCGTGGAGCGAGTACCCGGCGGGGGCGTCCTTCCTGAGCGCCCTGGCCGACGGCAGGGCGCCGCGGGCGGTGTGGACGGCCCTGCCCGGCCTCGACTGGGCGGCCGCCATCGCGCGCGCCGTCGGCGTGACCCTGCGCGCCGGGCGCGGCGCCCTGGTCGTCGTGGCCGACGGCCGCGACGTGGCGCGCGTGGACGCCGCGCTGAAGGAGGAGCTGGGGGAGGGCCGTCACGTCGCGCTGACGGCGGAGCTGGGCCCGGCCGAGCGGTACCGGAGGTGGCTGGCGGTCCTGCGGGGGTCCGCGCGGGCGGTGGTGGGGACCCGCGCCGCGATGTTCGCGCCCGTCGCCGACCTCGGGCTGGTCGTGCTGTGGGACGACGGGGACGACGTCCACGCCGAGCCGCACGCGCCGTACCCGCACCCGCGCGAGGTGCTCGCCCTGCGCGCCCACAGGACGGGCGCGGCGGCGCTGATCGGGGGGTTCACGCGCACCACCGACGCGACCCAGCTCGTCGAATCGGGGTGGGCGCACGCGCTCGCGGCGGACCGGCAGCGCGTCCGGGCGGCGATGCCCCGCGTCCGGTACGCCGGGGAGGACGCGCAGCTCGCCAGGGACGCCGCCGCCCGCACCGCGCGCCTGCCGAACCTCGCGTTCGAGGCGGCGCGGAGTGCGCTGCAGGACGGGCCCGTCCTGGTGCAGGTCCCGAGGCGCGGCTACGTGCCGGGCATCGCGTGCGGGCGCTGCCGTACACCGGCCAGATGCGCGGCCTGCCAGGGACCGTTGTCACTGCCGTCGTCCCACGCCGCCCCGCACTGCCGTTGGTGCGGACGCATCGCCGGGGACTGGCACTGCCCCGAATGCGGCTTCTTCCAGGTGCGCGCGGTGGTGGTCGGGGCCAAGCGCACCGCGGAGGAGCTGGGCAGGGCGTTTCCCGGCGTGCCGGTGCGCACCTCTGGGCGCGACGCCGTCCTCGAATGCGTCGGTCCCGAACGCGCCCTGGTGATCTCCACGCCGGGGGCGGAGCCGCCCGCGGAGGGCGGGTACACGGCCGCGCTCCTGCTGGACGGCTGGGTGCTGCTGGGACGACCGGACCTGCGTGCGGGGGAGGAGACGCTGCGGCGCTGGATGAACGCGGCGGCGCTGGTCCGCGCGCAGGGGCCGGTCGTGGTGGCCGCGGAAGGGTCGCTGCCTCCCGTTCAGGCCCTCGTCCGGTGGGACCCGATCACCTACGCGGAGCGGGAGCTCGCCGAGCGAAGGGAGGTCGGCTTCCCGCCCGCCGTGCGGATGGCCTCCCTGACCGGTACGCCCGCGGCCGTTCGGGAGGTGCTGGCCGATGCCCGGCTTCCCGAGGGCGCGGAGGTGCTCGGGCCCGTCCCCGTCCCGCAGGCGCCCGGCCCCCAGGCGGCCGGCCCCCAGGCGGCCGGCGCGCAGGCGGGGGCGGAGGCGCAGGAGAGGGAACGCGCGCTGATCCGTGTCCCGCGTGCCGCCGGACACGCGTTGGCGCGCGCGCTGAAGGAAGCCCAGGGTGTGCGCAGCGCGCGCAAGGCCGCCGAGACCGTACGAGTCGAGATCGACCCCCTGGAGCTGATCTGA
- a CDS encoding dihydroorotate dehydrogenase electron transfer subunit, translating into MSDTPVQTSGTVLTVRQVQDYHALTLVAPAIAERFRPGQFVAVAVGGEHTSRLVRRCFGVHEVKSDYGGTVELVFADTEPGTAWLAGRRSRDRIDLLGPLGRPFRLPRDPVSCLLVGGGPGAAAVFALADALLRRGCQVHFVLGGPSGRQVFGSRMAQRIGDSATVATEDGSVGEQGTVRDVLPRVIEETGADVVYGCGPTDLLRSVTQVAGDFGLPSQVSVEEFLQQTGACGIGVCMTCMLPVHGDDGVTRMIRACADGPVLRGDRVRWGDLGTIPFDALGAPRVLSVSERGSQ; encoded by the coding sequence GTGTCCGACACACCGGTGCAGACGTCGGGGACGGTTCTGACGGTCCGCCAGGTGCAGGACTACCACGCGCTGACGCTGGTGGCCCCGGCCATCGCCGAGCGGTTCCGGCCCGGCCAGTTCGTGGCGGTCGCCGTCGGCGGCGAGCACACGTCCCGGCTGGTCCGCCGGTGCTTCGGGGTGCACGAGGTGAAGTCCGACTACGGCGGCACCGTCGAGCTGGTGTTCGCCGACACCGAGCCGGGCACCGCCTGGCTCGCGGGGCGCCGCTCCCGCGACCGGATCGACCTGCTCGGCCCGCTCGGGCGCCCGTTCCGGCTGCCGCGCGACCCGGTGAGCTGCCTGCTCGTCGGCGGCGGCCCCGGCGCGGCCGCCGTGTTCGCGCTCGCGGACGCGCTGCTGCGCCGCGGCTGCCAGGTGCACTTCGTGCTCGGCGGGCCGTCCGGCCGGCAGGTGTTCGGCTCCCGCATGGCGCAGCGCATCGGCGACAGCGCCACCGTCGCCACCGAGGACGGGTCGGTGGGGGAGCAGGGCACCGTCCGCGACGTCCTGCCCCGCGTCATCGAGGAGACCGGCGCCGACGTCGTCTACGGGTGCGGCCCCACGGACCTGCTCCGGTCGGTCACGCAGGTCGCCGGCGACTTCGGCCTCCCCTCCCAGGTGTCGGTCGAGGAGTTCCTGCAGCAGACGGGCGCGTGCGGCATCGGCGTGTGCATGACGTGCATGCTGCCGGTCCACGGCGACGACGGCGTGACCCGCATGATCCGCGCCTGCGCCGACGGCCCCGTGCTGCGCGGCGACCGCGTCAGGTGGGGGGACCTCGGAACGATCCCGTTCGACGCGCTCGGTGCGCCGCGCGTCCTGAGCGTCTCCGAAAGGGGTTCCCAATGA
- the pyrF gene encoding orotidine-5'-phosphate decarboxylase: protein MTAPIAVALDAPDLETAARWATLVTPHVSTVKVGLELYLRYGPDVVASVRGASRVQVFLDLKLHDIPATVSGAARAVARLKPSYLTVHAAGGPAMIRAAVDAAPATKIAAVTVLTSLGEADLTALGLAGPAPDAVRRLAVLAVEAGAQALVCSPQEAAAVRAEVGPDITLITPGVRPAGSANQDQARVATPEDALAAGADLLVIGRPITAAPDPGAAAAAIAAALRRTSAGAS, encoded by the coding sequence GTGACCGCCCCCATCGCCGTCGCGCTGGACGCGCCCGACCTGGAGACGGCCGCGCGCTGGGCCACCCTGGTCACGCCGCACGTCTCCACCGTCAAGGTGGGCCTGGAACTCTACCTGCGGTACGGGCCGGACGTCGTCGCCAGCGTGCGGGGCGCGAGCCGCGTCCAGGTCTTCCTGGACCTCAAGCTGCACGACATCCCGGCGACCGTGAGCGGCGCCGCCCGCGCGGTCGCGCGCCTCAAGCCGTCCTACCTGACCGTGCACGCCGCCGGCGGGCCCGCGATGATCCGCGCCGCCGTCGACGCGGCCCCCGCCACGAAGATCGCCGCGGTGACCGTGCTGACGTCGCTCGGCGAGGCGGACCTCACCGCCCTCGGCCTCGCCGGCCCGGCGCCCGACGCCGTCCGCCGGCTGGCGGTCCTGGCGGTCGAGGCGGGCGCGCAGGCCCTCGTCTGCTCCCCGCAGGAGGCCGCGGCCGTCCGCGCCGAGGTCGGCCCGGACATCACGCTCATCACCCCGGGCGTCCGCCCCGCGGGCTCGGCCAACCAGGACCAGGCCCGCGTCGCCACCCCCGAGGACGCCCTGGCCGCCGGCGCGGACCTCCTGGTCATCGGGCGTCCCATCACCGCCGCCCCCGATCCGGGAGCCGCCGCGGCCGCCATCGCCGCCGCCCTCCGCAGGACCTCTGCCGGCGCCTCCTGA
- the gmk gene encoding guanylate kinase: protein MRRSDAAPEGSGTHGPLARRLTVLSGPSGVGKSTVVAEIRRSHPEVWLSVSVTTRPPRPGETHGVQYYFVDDAGFDRLVDEGELLEWAEFAGNRYGTPRRPVEERLARGEPVLLEIDLQGARQVRRAMPEALLVFLAPPSWDELVRRLTGRGTEPPDVVERRLAAARVELAAEKEFDVTLVNTSVQDVCDELLTLMAVH from the coding sequence ATGAGGAGGTCCGACGCGGCGCCGGAAGGCTCCGGAACGCATGGCCCGCTCGCGCGGCGCCTGACGGTCCTGTCGGGTCCGTCGGGCGTCGGCAAGAGCACGGTCGTCGCCGAGATCCGGCGATCGCACCCCGAGGTGTGGCTGTCGGTCTCGGTGACCACCCGGCCCCCCCGGCCGGGTGAGACGCATGGTGTGCAGTACTACTTCGTCGACGACGCCGGTTTCGACCGGCTCGTCGACGAAGGGGAGCTCCTCGAATGGGCCGAGTTCGCGGGCAACCGCTACGGGACCCCGCGGCGGCCCGTCGAGGAGCGCCTGGCCCGCGGCGAGCCGGTGCTGCTGGAGATCGACCTCCAGGGCGCCCGGCAGGTGCGCCGCGCGATGCCCGAGGCGCTGCTGGTGTTCCTCGCGCCGCCCAGCTGGGACGAGCTCGTCCGACGGCTGACCGGGCGCGGCACCGAGCCCCCCGACGTCGTCGAGCGCCGCCTGGCGGCCGCGCGGGTCGAGCTCGCCGCCGAGAAGGAGTTCGACGTCACCCTCGTCAACACGTCCGTCCAGGACGTGTGCGATGAGCTGCTAACCTTGATGGCTGTTCACTGA
- a CDS encoding dihydroorotate dehydrogenase — translation MSDRVRTSLGPLELPNPVMTASGCGGTGRELAQFFDLTRLGAFVTASVMPQARAGRPTPRVTETPSGLLTAMGLPGPGIETFLERDLPWLLERDVRTIVSVAGGSVEEYADLGRRLRNVPGIAGIEVNIACPNVEDRGRVFAWHPAAAASVVRAVRDQVRPGVPVFAKLAPDVTDIVTIALACVDAGADGLTLINTIEGMAIDPQTLRPALAGVSGGLSGPAVRPVAVRCVYQVHAALPTTPIIGVGGIATGLDALEFILAGASAVAVGTAVFHDPSAGLRVLRELEEALAARRIGRLADAVGLAHKPAGYVPPQVRPEEPEKEML, via the coding sequence ATGAGCGACCGTGTCAGGACCTCACTCGGGCCCCTGGAGCTGCCCAACCCCGTCATGACGGCGTCCGGGTGCGGCGGGACGGGACGGGAGCTCGCCCAGTTCTTCGACCTCACCCGCCTGGGCGCCTTCGTCACCGCGTCGGTGATGCCGCAAGCGCGCGCGGGACGCCCCACACCACGGGTGACCGAAACCCCAAGCGGCCTCCTCACCGCCATGGGCCTTCCCGGCCCCGGCATCGAAACGTTCTTGGAACGTGACCTTCCCTGGCTCCTCGAGCGGGACGTGCGCACGATCGTCTCCGTCGCCGGCGGCAGCGTCGAGGAGTACGCCGACCTCGGCCGCCGGCTCCGCAACGTGCCGGGCATCGCCGGCATCGAGGTCAACATCGCCTGCCCCAACGTCGAGGACCGCGGCCGCGTGTTCGCCTGGCACCCGGCCGCCGCCGCGTCCGTCGTGCGGGCGGTCCGCGACCAGGTGCGGCCCGGCGTCCCCGTCTTCGCCAAGCTCGCCCCAGACGTCACGGACATCGTCACCATAGCGCTGGCCTGCGTCGACGCGGGCGCCGACGGCCTCACCCTCATCAACACCATCGAGGGGATGGCGATCGACCCGCAGACGCTGCGGCCCGCGCTCGCCGGCGTGTCCGGCGGCCTGTCGGGACCCGCCGTCCGGCCGGTCGCGGTCCGCTGCGTCTACCAGGTGCACGCCGCGCTGCCGACCACGCCCATCATCGGGGTCGGCGGCATCGCCACCGGCCTGGACGCGCTGGAGTTCATCCTCGCCGGGGCGTCCGCCGTCGCCGTGGGCACCGCCGTCTTCCACGACCCGTCGGCCGGGCTCCGCGTCCTGCGCGAGCTCGAGGAGGCCCTGGCGGCCCGCCGCATCGGGCGCCTGGCCGACGCGGTCGGCCTCGCGCACAAGCCCGCCGGTTACGTCCCGCCCCAGGTGCGCCCCGAAGAGCCCGAGAAGGAGATGCTGTGA
- the coaBC gene encoding bifunctional phosphopantothenoylcysteine decarboxylase/phosphopantothenate--cysteine ligase CoaBC: protein MTSPKPRVVLGVSAGIAAYKVCELLRRLTESGHDVTVVPTEDALRFVGEPTWAALSGKPVSPRVWDGVADVPHVRLGQEADLVFVAPATADLLARAAAGLADDLLTNTLLTARCPVVFAPAMHTEMWEHPATQANVATLRARGAVVVEPASGRLTGRDTGPGRLPEPAELFEVARHVLARGPAGRDLAGRHVVVSAGGTREPIDPVRFIGNRSSGLQGYALARTAVARGARVTLVSANVALPDPAGARIVPVGSAEEMHKAVLAAAGDADAVVMAAAVADFRPAGYRGTKIKKTEGAEPEPIRLTKNPDILAELGRTRRPGQVVVGFAAETDNALENGRAKLARKGCDLLVVNEVGENLTFGRPDNEAVILGADGSQTEVPRGAKEDLAEVVWDLVAARLGAPQADESEEDGP, encoded by the coding sequence ATGACCTCCCCCAAGCCGCGCGTCGTGCTCGGAGTGAGCGCCGGCATCGCCGCGTACAAGGTTTGCGAGCTGCTCCGGCGGCTCACCGAGTCGGGCCACGACGTCACCGTCGTCCCGACCGAGGACGCACTCCGCTTCGTGGGCGAGCCCACCTGGGCGGCCCTGTCCGGCAAGCCCGTCTCGCCCCGCGTGTGGGACGGCGTCGCCGACGTCCCGCACGTCCGGCTCGGGCAGGAGGCGGACCTGGTGTTCGTCGCCCCCGCCACCGCCGACCTGCTCGCCCGCGCCGCCGCCGGGCTCGCCGACGACCTGCTCACCAACACGCTGCTCACCGCGCGCTGCCCCGTCGTGTTCGCCCCCGCGATGCACACCGAGATGTGGGAGCACCCCGCGACCCAGGCGAACGTGGCGACTCTGCGGGCCCGCGGCGCCGTCGTCGTCGAACCGGCCTCCGGGCGCCTCACCGGCCGGGACACCGGCCCCGGGCGGCTGCCCGAGCCCGCCGAGCTGTTCGAGGTCGCCCGGCACGTGCTGGCCCGCGGCCCCGCCGGGCGGGACCTCGCCGGACGCCACGTCGTCGTCTCCGCCGGCGGCACCCGCGAGCCCATCGACCCCGTCCGCTTCATCGGGAACCGCTCCTCCGGCCTGCAGGGCTACGCGCTCGCCCGCACCGCCGTCGCCCGCGGCGCCCGGGTGACGCTCGTCTCCGCCAACGTCGCCCTGCCCGACCCCGCCGGGGCCCGGATCGTGCCCGTCGGGTCGGCGGAGGAGATGCACAAGGCCGTCCTCGCCGCCGCCGGCGACGCCGACGCGGTCGTCATGGCCGCGGCCGTCGCCGACTTCCGTCCCGCCGGCTACCGGGGCACCAAGATCAAGAAGACCGAGGGCGCCGAGCCGGAGCCGATCCGGCTGACCAAGAACCCCGACATCCTCGCCGAGCTCGGCCGGACCCGCCGCCCCGGGCAGGTCGTCGTCGGGTTCGCCGCCGAGACCGACAACGCCCTGGAGAACGGCCGCGCCAAGCTCGCCCGCAAGGGCTGCGACCTGCTCGTCGTCAACGAGGTCGGCGAGAACCTGACGTTCGGGCGCCCCGACAACGAGGCCGTGATCCTGGGCGCCGACGGCTCGCAGACCGAGGTGCCGCGCGGCGCGAAGGAGGACCTCGCCGAAGTCGTCTGGGACCTCGTCGCCGCACGCCTCGGCGCCCCGCAGGCCGACGAATCCGAGGAGGACGGCCCCTGA
- the rpoZ gene encoding DNA-directed RNA polymerase subunit omega, whose protein sequence is MAASNEGITNPSIDELLEVVDTKYGLVTIAAKRARQINAYYAQLGEGLLEYVGPLVETQVQEKPLSIALRETREGLLNAEPIEG, encoded by the coding sequence GTGGCAGCCAGCAATGAGGGCATCACCAATCCGTCGATCGACGAGCTCCTCGAGGTCGTCGACACCAAGTACGGCCTGGTGACCATCGCCGCGAAGCGCGCCCGGCAGATCAACGCCTACTACGCCCAGCTGGGCGAGGGCCTGCTCGAGTACGTCGGCCCGCTCGTCGAGACGCAGGTCCAGGAGAAGCCGCTGTCGATCGCGCTGCGCGAGACGCGCGAGGGGCTCCTGAACGCCGAGCCCATCGAGGGCTGA
- the metK gene encoding methionine adenosyltransferase — MPRRLFTSESVTEGHPDKIADQISDAILDAMLKDDPKSRVAVETLITTGQVHVAGEVTTETYVDIPGVIREKILEIGYDSSKKGFDGHSCGVSVSIGAQSPDIAQGVDAAYETREGEGVDELDRQGAGDQGLMFGYATNESPDLMPLPITLAHRLAHRLATVRKNGDVPYLRPDGKTQVTVEYDGDRAVRLDTVVVSSQHAPDIDLKELLTPDIKEHVVDPVLGEFDLESDGYRLLVNPTGRFEIGGPMGDAGLTGRKIIVDTYGGMARHGGGAFSGKDPSKVDRSAAYAMRWVAKNIVAAQLADRAEVQVAYAIGKAHPVGVFVETFGTEKVAPERIEKAIFEVFDLRPAAIVRDLDLLRPIYQQTAAYGHFGRTEADFSWESTDRAKDLASAAGL; from the coding sequence GTGCCTCGCCGCCTGTTCACCTCCGAGTCCGTCACCGAAGGACACCCGGACAAGATCGCGGACCAGATCAGCGACGCGATCCTCGACGCGATGCTCAAAGACGACCCGAAGAGCCGGGTCGCCGTCGAAACGCTGATCACGACCGGCCAGGTCCACGTGGCCGGTGAGGTCACCACCGAGACCTACGTCGACATCCCGGGCGTGATCCGCGAGAAGATCCTCGAGATCGGCTACGACTCGTCCAAGAAGGGCTTCGACGGCCACTCCTGCGGGGTGTCGGTGTCCATCGGCGCCCAGTCGCCCGACATCGCCCAGGGCGTCGACGCCGCCTACGAGACCCGCGAGGGCGAGGGCGTCGACGAGCTCGACCGGCAGGGCGCCGGCGACCAGGGGCTCATGTTCGGCTACGCCACCAACGAGTCGCCCGACCTCATGCCGCTGCCGATCACGCTCGCGCACCGGCTCGCGCACCGGCTGGCGACCGTCCGCAAGAACGGCGACGTCCCCTACCTGCGGCCCGACGGCAAGACCCAGGTCACCGTCGAGTACGACGGCGACCGCGCCGTCCGCCTCGACACGGTCGTCGTGTCCAGCCAGCACGCCCCGGACATCGACCTGAAGGAGCTCCTGACCCCGGACATCAAGGAGCACGTGGTCGACCCCGTGCTCGGCGAGTTCGACCTCGAGAGCGACGGGTACCGGCTGCTGGTCAACCCGACCGGGCGCTTCGAGATCGGCGGTCCCATGGGCGACGCCGGGCTCACCGGCCGCAAGATCATCGTGGACACCTACGGCGGCATGGCGCGGCACGGCGGCGGCGCGTTCTCCGGCAAGGACCCGTCCAAGGTCGACCGGTCCGCGGCGTACGCGATGCGCTGGGTCGCCAAGAACATCGTCGCGGCGCAGCTCGCCGACCGCGCCGAGGTCCAGGTCGCCTACGCGATCGGCAAGGCCCACCCGGTCGGGGTGTTCGTGGAGACCTTCGGCACCGAGAAGGTCGCCCCCGAGCGGATCGAGAAGGCGATCTTCGAGGTGTTCGACCTGCGTCCGGCCGCGATCGTCCGCGACCTCGACCTGCTCCGCCCGATCTACCAGCAGACCGCGGCCTACGGCCACTTCGGCCGGACCGAGGCCGACTTCTCCTGGGAGTCGACCGACCGCGCCAAGGACCTGGCCTCCGCCGCCGGCCTGTAA